The genomic interval gctcactacatacaggttatacagtcaccactaggaggagctcactacatacagattgtacagtcaccactaggaggagctcactacatacaggttatacagtcatcactaggaggagctcactacatacagattatacagtcaccactagggggagctcactacatacaggttatacagtcaccactaggaggagctcactacatacagattatacagtcaccactaggaggagctcactacatacaggttatacagtcatcactaggaggagctcactacatacagattatacagtcaccactagggggagctcactacatacaggttatacagtcaccactaggaggagctcactacatacagattatacagtcaccactaggaggagctcactacatacaggttatacagtcaccactaggaggagctcactacatacagattatacagtcaccactagggggagctcactacatacagattatacagccaccactagggggagctcactacatacagattatacagtcaccactagagggagcgcactacatacagattatacagtcaccactaggaggagctcactgcatacaggttatacagtcaccactagggggagctcactacatacagattatacagacaccactagggggagctcactacatacagattatacagtcaccactagggggagctcactacatacagattatacagtcaccactaggaggagctcactacatacagattatacagtcaccactaggaggagctcactacatacaggttatacagtcaccactagggggagctcactacatacaggttatacagtcaccactagggggagctcactacatacaggttatacagtcaccactagggggagctcaccacatgcagattatacagccaccactagggggagctcactacatacagattatatagtcaccgctagggggagctcactgcatacagattaaagTGGTGCTTCCTCATCCTCATTGGGGATAAATTAGTTGGGTCTTACTACAAGTGACATACGTGGGGGTCATTCCCTATTGTTTTCTAGAGTTCCAGGTCATGGCAGGTGTTTCGTTCAGTGTACGCAGCACCAGCTGCAGCTGATAGCAGAATGTTTAGTGAATTCAGATGCTACTCTGTGtattactgtatatcacatttatattccccCTTTTCCTCCTGTCATAGCAATGTTagcaacaaatctgctgtgtgtgaattcagccttaaacTCCTCCTATGATGGCCGCAGTTTGGCCGCTGCTGTTCCTGGGCACACATACTGAGCATGTCATGATCCATGAGCCATTCGCTTCCTTGCCCTGCACATGGTCATGTTGTGGCCACTCATCGCCCGGTATCTGCCTCCTCAGGTATAGATGGCCCCGCCGCTGCTTTCCAAGACGACGCTGCGGACACAGGGAGTCACGTCCAGATTCTGACAGTCGGCCAATCCAACCACGATGAGGATGAAGGGGAAACGGCGGCCACTGGGCAACAGCAGAGCAAACAGGACCTGAGGGTGACCATGCAGAAGAAAGGTGAGCGCTGCCGCAGGTATAGGGGCCCTAAGTGTGACCAGCGAGGACCCCGGGATCATGGCAGTGTTCTCACTTCATGTTCCATTGGCAAGGCATTGCTACACCCAGGGCAAATGCTCAATAGGATGACCCCCACCCAAAATGTAGTGTAAGGGACATAGAATCACTATAGCACACATAGCAAATAGTTctgctatatacacacatatatacattatgtacacactcatacatgtacTACAAACAGAAAtacacacattacacacacatacattcacacACTGACACACTACTTACTAATGTACTGTATACCCGCACTACACACCGATAGATACTCCATACACATCCCTACACATTATACTCATACAGACAAATAcaaatacatactgtacacactacacacacacatatgtaacACAGTAACTATTTAGCTCCAGATCTCACAGACGCCTCTAATAGAAGATATAAAGTGTTACTATTGGAAACAGatctgatacatcacaaacaTGCACCTCCATATacctgtgatatactgtatatactgtatagtaccagGCTGCACCTCTGATGTAACATAAAAGCTTCCAAAAATATAAGTGACCTGACTCATCAGTACAGGATTCCCTTTAGCCTCCCCATCTGTGATCCGCAATGTACGGGTCTGGCTTATTATTTATAATGCACATGGTTGTGGTGGATCATTGTCCATTCAGCTGTGGAAGAGACAAGTGAGTCCTGGAATAATATTCACATCcttacatcacacacatacacatacatatagagatTACACACTTACATACACGCACATACATAGACATATACagattacacacatacatacatagacacatacacatacatatacagattACACActtacatcacacacatacacatacatatacagattacacacttacatacacacacatacatagacatatacagattacacacatacatacatagacacatacatatacagattacacacatacatcacacacatacatatacatagacacatacatatacagattACACActtacatcacacacatacatagacatataCAGATTACAcacttacatacacatacatacatatacatagacatATACAGATTACACActtacatcacacacatacatatacatatacagattacacacttacatacatacatatatatacatagacatatacatacacatacttacatatacattacatagttgcctcttctgcagatcagagcttctttctttctccctctaTCTTGTGTCCTTCCCAACAAAGCTTCTCCCTTCATCAAGTTACAACATCCACTAACAAACTCCGGCTGTTGTAACTTGCTGCAGTCTGGACAGaacatggagggggacattaggatTTCCACACGACCTCCTTGTACACCTGTCTCCACGTCCCTACCTGACAGTACCAGAGACATTACCCCGCCTGCCCCCTCAGCATTCACTGCCAGGCTTTGGTTCCTGCAGGAATATCCAGCAGCATGAACTTcgatgaagaggaagatgaggaagATGAGGACAGTTCCAGTTCATCTCAACTCAACAGTAACACCAGACCGGGCTCGGCCACCAGCAAGAAATCTAATAAGGTTAGTGAATTCCTGGCCAAGTATTTGGGGTGCAGGGACCAGAAAATGCTTCACCCGATGAGAATCAGAAGTTGGGTGACAACCGCTACAGCCGGCAGTGGCAGACGATAGTGGTTGTCACCTGATATCTGATTGGCTGCTTGGATTATGAATAGCCTCCAGATTTCAAGGGGTTCTCTAGTTTTGGGGTGCAAGCCTCAGCTCATGAAATATCCTCTATGTGCAGGAGACGGCATCGGCCCCCAGCCCGGCCACCAACGAGCCCTCCATAGATGTAGAAGACTTGGAGGAGTTTTCCATGCGGCCGGCCCCTCAGGGGGTGACCATCAAGTGCAGGATTACGCGAGACAAGAAGGGCATGGACCGCGGCATGTACCCGACCTACTATCTGCACCTGGAGCGGGAGGACGGTAAAAAGGTCAAAATGGCGTAAACTTCCCAATATCTGTCACCAATCTCTGGTATCCATTCATTGTAGACAAAGCCACGGACATCTGATGATGGATTCTTTACACTTATGGTGCTGCGGTAACTGTAAAGACTCCCTCCCTCTACTGCTTATAGTCCTCACTGGTAACTGTAGAAGTCTCCATCAATGGGACCACTATGGTTAGATACCAGGTGACTTCATCAAACATGTTGCTCCTCAACGATGCCATTGAGCAATGTCAAGACCCCCTAGACCAGAGGTGGCGCACATGGTCACGGCTCACCTGGTCTTTGTCATGTGACCGCTACCGAAAACATTTACAGAGCAGTTTCCATGTTGACTTGTACATGAAAGCCGCCATCAATGTGTGTGGTCACCGCGACCGCTCCTCTAGTCTAGTCTATAAATGGGCTGGCTGCAGTACCAGACCCAGCCACAAGGGGGAAGACCCTTACTGCCCCTCACTGATGGCATAAACAGACCATCCATATAAGACCTGAGAAATCTCCGAGATCTTCCGCTTAAATAataaagttttttatattttcaggTTTTTCTATTGGCGGGAAGAAAACGGAAGAAGAGTAAAACCTCGAATTACCTCATCTCCATCGATCCGACCGATCTGTCCCGCGGAGGGGAAAGCTTCATCGGCAAACTGCGGTAATCCTAGGCTCAGCTATATGTTACATGTAGGTGTCACCTATAGAGCGCTAATCCCATCATCACCGCAGGTCAAACCTGATGGGCACGAAGTTCACAGTCTACGACAATGGCGTCAATCCGGTGAAGACGTCCTCCAGTCTAGAAGCCAGCAACCTGCGGCAGGAACTGGCCGCCATCTGCTATGTGAGTGCGCCGAGTATACAACTCCCATATTGTGTACTATTGTACAGATACAACTCACACTATCCctgctgcagtatatatatatatggattacaGAACCATGATCCCCGGCAGCAGCCAAGTCCTGGTGCCGCATTAGTAAACATATTTGGGGCTCCCCAAACTCATGGACTAGGAACAGAAAGATATATAAGGGTTAAATCATCTTCTTACTTATATACATCACTGCCTGCACCCCTGGTGGTAATGGAGGGATGGGGACAAGTACAGAGGTCAGAGGGCAAAGGAGAGGAGACAACAGCtaaagaggaggagggggaagaaaaagaggaggaagaagataaggaataggaggaggaagaagaggaagaggaggaagaagaaagagaggaggaggaagaagaaagagaggaggaggaggaagaagaagaggaggaggaaagggaaaagagaagaggaggaggaagaagaagaggaagaaggaggaagaagaagaagagaaggaggaagaagaagagaaggaggaagaaaaaggaagaggaagaagatgaggaataggaggaggaagtagaagaggaagaggagcaagaagaaagagagaaggaggaagaaaaagaggaagaagatgaggaataggaggaggaagaagtagaagaggaggaagaacaagaagaggaggaaaaggaAGATGAGTAGAATGAGGAGAAAGAGGAGATGGACGACGACTTGACAGCAAGGAGAGAGATTGAAATTGGTGTCAAAGTGACAAAAGTGATGCAGTAAGGACAATGTACAATATCAGACAGCGCCCCCCTGTggctacataaatactgctataCGTGGCTttcatacagcaccatagaatgtcTGCAGCTGTGTAGCGCCATATAATAATACCAGACACACATAATATTACCGCTATACAGTGCCCAGGCAATGCCGCCATATAATGCCAACATGATAGAGCTATACAGTGGATATATAAAGGTGCCATGTAATGTCCTCAGCGCCCATATAATAACATGTATtcatagcgccacctgcaggtcacTGGGGGAATTGCATCACATCACTGTAGTTGGTGGGAATATAACCCATTGTTGTAGACGCTTCTTGATTCTGTTTTTGAgatttttcttgtttgttttttttaggaaACCAATGTCTTAGGCTTTAAGGGCCCCCGGAAGATGAGCGTCATCATCCCCGGGATGAACATGGACCATGAGAGAGTCTCCATACGACCCCGCAATGTGAGTCCGGGCCCCGCGATCCTTCACCATATACTTCCCTGCAGAgttctctgacctttcattgtGACCTTTGTTTCAGGAGCACGAAACGCTTCTATCCCGGTGGCAGAACAAGAACACGGAGAGCGTCATCGAGCTGCACAACAAGACGCCCGTCTGGAACGACGACACCCAGTCCTACGTCCTCAACTTCCACGGCCGGGTGACACAGGCATCTGTCAAGAATTTCCAGATTATACATGACAATGATCGTAAGTTAGAGCaagacttatactccagtcacatccagagctgtagtctcaattctactgtgacatcatttcTTATACTCCAGCAATATCTAAAGCTGATTTCACAATTCTGTTACATTGTGTTATATCTGTCACATGATCTCATGTcagatccagagctgcattcacaattcagtTATATCCCGCCTT from Leptodactylus fuscus isolate aLepFus1 chromosome 7, aLepFus1.hap2, whole genome shotgun sequence carries:
- the TUB gene encoding tubby protein homolog isoform X2; the encoded protein is MTSKYQSDWIPYSVLDDESSSLRQQKLDRQRALLEQKQKKKRQEPLMVQSNVDGRTRTRRMKQSEEQAPLVESYHSSNSSTIYHVQEAEQEDTQVAAEAQPPKSTKKNKAAAATSCPSGSARKEKKGKQKGIDGPAAAFQDDAADTGSHVQILTVGQSNHDEDEGETAATGQQQSKQDLRVTMQKKGISSSMNFDEEEDEEDEDSSSSSQLNSNTRPGSATSKKSNKETASAPSPATNEPSIDVEDLEEFSMRPAPQGVTIKCRITRDKKGMDRGMYPTYYLHLEREDGKKVFLLAGRKRKKSKTSNYLISIDPTDLSRGGESFIGKLRSNLMGTKFTVYDNGVNPVKTSSSLEASNLRQELAAICYETNVLGFKGPRKMSVIIPGMNMDHERVSIRPRNEHETLLSRWQNKNTESVIELHNKTPVWNDDTQSYVLNFHGRVTQASVKNFQIIHDNDPDYIVMQFGRVAEDVFTMDYNYPMCALQAFAIALSSFDSKLACE
- the TUB gene encoding tubby protein homolog isoform X1, producing MSLSESLCDPTYRTGGTNPSQDPVPGTVSSARRHLRMEGVSSNRTMCYSRWSYDSVLDDESSSLRQQKLDRQRALLEQKQKKKRQEPLMVQSNVDGRTRTRRMKQSEEQAPLVESYHSSNSSTIYHVQEAEQEDTQVAAEAQPPKSTKKNKAAAATSCPSGSARKEKKGKQKGIDGPAAAFQDDAADTGSHVQILTVGQSNHDEDEGETAATGQQQSKQDLRVTMQKKGISSSMNFDEEEDEEDEDSSSSSQLNSNTRPGSATSKKSNKETASAPSPATNEPSIDVEDLEEFSMRPAPQGVTIKCRITRDKKGMDRGMYPTYYLHLEREDGKKVFLLAGRKRKKSKTSNYLISIDPTDLSRGGESFIGKLRSNLMGTKFTVYDNGVNPVKTSSSLEASNLRQELAAICYETNVLGFKGPRKMSVIIPGMNMDHERVSIRPRNEHETLLSRWQNKNTESVIELHNKTPVWNDDTQSYVLNFHGRVTQASVKNFQIIHDNDPDYIVMQFGRVAEDVFTMDYNYPMCALQAFAIALSSFDSKLACE
- the TUB gene encoding tubby protein homolog isoform X3, with protein sequence MSLSESLCDPTYRTGGTNPSQDPVPGTVSSARRHLRMEGVSSNRTMCYSRWSYDSVLDDESSSLRQQKLDRQRALLEQKQKKKRQEPLMVQSNVDGRTRTRRMKQSEEQAPLVESYHSSNSSTIYHGIDGPAAAFQDDAADTGSHVQILTVGQSNHDEDEGETAATGQQQSKQDLRVTMQKKGISSSMNFDEEEDEEDEDSSSSSQLNSNTRPGSATSKKSNKETASAPSPATNEPSIDVEDLEEFSMRPAPQGVTIKCRITRDKKGMDRGMYPTYYLHLEREDGKKVFLLAGRKRKKSKTSNYLISIDPTDLSRGGESFIGKLRSNLMGTKFTVYDNGVNPVKTSSSLEASNLRQELAAICYETNVLGFKGPRKMSVIIPGMNMDHERVSIRPRNEHETLLSRWQNKNTESVIELHNKTPVWNDDTQSYVLNFHGRVTQASVKNFQIIHDNDPDYIVMQFGRVAEDVFTMDYNYPMCALQAFAIALSSFDSKLACE